TCCCTAAGATCAGGGCAACCCTCAAAGCCAAACTGGCTGAGCTGATTCCCGCATGGTCCGGTAAAGTACTGGACATCCAGTTACCGGATATTGGACTAAGCGGAGCCAGTGCAGTCATTACGTTTGCTGAGGAAGTGCAGAAGTCATCATGGGCGGGGTATCGGCGGATTGTAAAAATTTGGCCGTACGCTTTGCCCGGTTCGGGTGGCATGGAGCAAGTGGAAGCCTGGTGTGAGACGTTGATCCAGAAGCTGCATAATACGCGGTTGGTGGATGACGCAGGCGAAGCTTTTACATGTGTGTATCTCGGTGCAGCCGACAGTGATACAGCGGAACTGCTGGGCGGTTTAGTTACACGCCCCATTCGTTTTGGCATTTATGTACCGGAACCGGAATCGACTGTTGAACCCGACGCCGACAAAGATCCGTGGCTGGTGGCGCTGAATGAATGGACCGCTCAGCAGTTGGGAGAAGGCTGGACAATCTACAACGACGCTTGGCCTTCCGGTTATGTGGAGCGCTCGGTATTATGGCGGCTGACCAGCATCAGCACTACAGCACCGGGTACCACCGCTTTTGAACTGCGCAAGCAGTGGATGGGGCATATCTATGGTCACAGTGAGCAGGAGAACAAGCGTATTGCTGCCGAACTCGTGGAGCGCTTGAATGCACAAGTGAAAATTGTGTTGGATCGCGCAAAACGCCGTTATTTGACGGTGGGCGAAGCATCTGCCGATGTACAGGCAGATGCTTTTTTGAATGGGCAAATTCGCTTAACCTTACTACGCCGTGCGCAGCGTGATCTGCCGGATGCACCATTGGTACGCGAAGTACACAACAAACCGGTGCTGGACGGCTAGAGTCTCTAGTATTGCAAGTAAGTAACAGAATCGAGGTGGATAGCATTGGCAGTCAGTGAAAAGGGCGGTACAACAAAAGCCCGTAAACGCAGCAATACAAAAAAAGCAGACACCCAAACGGGATCTGCTGGTGCACAACATACATCGCTGAAACCGAGCGGTAAAGAAGCAACAGCATCACAAACGGAGTCGTCCTCCATGCAGCATCCAAGCCATTCGGTTTCTACAGGCGAAGCTCGCTATCCGCTGGATGAACTGATCCAGCATGCGAACTCTCTATTTGGCGTGAAGCCGGAAGTGATGTATGGCGTATTCCATGCAGCATCCGGTCAGACATTTACAATCGATGAAGTAAACCAACAAATCCAACAATTTATGAAAGCGAAGGTGGAGTAATATGGCAGGCGGAACTTGGGAAAGTACGAATCGACCGGTATTACCGGGTTTATATATGAATTTTCAGGCGGCAGCAGCATCTGCCATTCAAGGTGGCGACCGCGGTACAGTCGTTGTCCTTCTGAAAGGCAACTGGGGTCCAGAACAGCAGTTTGTAGAGATTGGCAGCGAAACGGCAATCAACTCGATCTTCTCTGGCGACAATGACAACGGCGCAACTGCCTACAGTTCGCTGTACTTGGCACTGCTGGGTGGTCCGAAAAAGCTACTCGCTTACCGTCTGGCTGACGATACAGCCAAAACATCTAACGTAACGCTGAAAGCAGAAGATGTAGCTGTTCTGAAACTGGATGCCAAATATACCGGTACGCGTGGTAACGGCTTTACAGCAACGGTACAACCGAGCATTACCGACAGTACGAAAAAAGAACTGCGTCTGTACGAAGGTACAAAATTGCTGCGCTCGTATGTATCCACCGCAGGTACAGCAGCTGATTTTGCAGCTCAAATCAATGCAGATGAAGACAACGTCTATGTGGTTGCATCTGTGGTTGGCAATGGTGGTGTTCCGTCCGACGTGGCAACCGCTGCATTTAGTGGCGGTGCAAGCGGCAATGCCGGTTTGGTAAATGCTGACTATATCGCCGCACAGGAAGCACTGGAAGGCGAAAACTTTGACGTGCTGGCACTAGATTTTGCAGCTGATTCCGCATTGCTGCAAAGTTTCTCTGCTTGGGTGAAACGCGTACGTAGCGAAGGCAAGCTGATCTCTATGGTAGTCGGCGGCAGCGCAGCAGACGATGTGTCTGCCAAAGCAGCAACGACTGCGGCAACACGCTCGCTGGCACTGAACTACGAAGGCATCGTCAATGTTGGTACAGGCGTACGTATCGGTACAACCGATTACAGCTCTGCCCAAACGAGTGCCTATGTAGCTGGTCTGATCGCTGGTCAACGTCTGAACGAATCGACAACGTATCATGTTGCTCCATTTGACGATGTGACTCGTCGTTGGACCCGCTCCGAGCAAGAACAAGCTGTGAAAAATGG
The DNA window shown above is from Paenibacillus sp. JQZ6Y-1 and carries:
- a CDS encoding phage tail sheath subtilisin-like domain-containing protein, translated to MAGGTWESTNRPVLPGLYMNFQAAAASAIQGGDRGTVVVLLKGNWGPEQQFVEIGSETAINSIFSGDNDNGATAYSSLYLALLGGPKKLLAYRLADDTAKTSNVTLKAEDVAVLKLDAKYTGTRGNGFTATVQPSITDSTKKELRLYEGTKLLRSYVSTAGTAADFAAQINADEDNVYVVASVVGNGGVPSDVATAAFSGGASGNAGLVNADYIAAQEALEGENFDVLALDFAADSALLQSFSAWVKRVRSEGKLISMVVGGSAADDVSAKAATTAATRSLALNYEGIVNVGTGVRIGTTDYSSAQTSAYVAGLIAGQRLNESTTYHVAPFDDVTRRWTRSEQEQAVKNGVFIFFNDGRQVKALRGVNSLVIPGAGQNNAWKKIRSIRVMDAINSDLQQAAEDAYIGKVNNTEEGRLALIGAMKEYLTQLAQSSVIEASGFDVILDPAYYGESPVLKPEADQVFLQWNVKLTDVMEQLFGTFYVQ